From a single Pelodiscus sinensis isolate JC-2024 chromosome 4, ASM4963464v1, whole genome shotgun sequence genomic region:
- the LOC142829316 gene encoding uncharacterized protein LOC142829316, with protein sequence MEPRPFLEWFSENQQQQRQAQQEQQAQLVQQLTTQFQEHQRLLIQELAAQQERWRQTVERRWGTPAGAPGTSGEGPNLPLRLTKLGPQDDPEAFLTTFERVATAARWPPDQWATLLAPYLSGPAQLAYRSLAVADALNYPKVREAILDQVGHSPETCRQKFRQEVFRGGDRPRAVAQRLKEWANRWLEPEHKTGSQVSEMVVMEQFIHILPRDGQRWVRRNQPATLNEAVTLMEAHLLAEREEGGAGRANPPTPKVGGSRPQGKPPGGEPSSGGRRGRDTPPRLAPVWPRPPPERTDAERRPEGGPREVRPGGRGPCFQCGQEGHFKRECPLMDCTLSQGTAAEPRGDGGTRGGPLVHRVWLEGRPVQALVDSGSTVTLVRADLVPPGHPEGEPVWMRCVHGDVKAYPTVQLRLTGGGQDRVWPIGKAKTLPYPVLIGRDWPGFELFLKGQDPPAEEGGREGAAGDLTPAAAEKERAICLELETAPDFLTEQRMDPTLQHAWDQAGTPDEQRQGEERAPQGPQFQVWGDRLYRVTREAAGGVRKQLVVPTRFRREVLELGHAVPWAGHLGREKTLDRVLQRFFWPGIFRAVRDFCDSCPECQRTAPARVPKAPLVPMPIVAVPFERIAMDLVGPLEPSGRGHRYIMVVVDYATRYPEAIPLRNTKAPTLARELLRIFSRVGLPQAILTDQGPNVTSRVIKELCKMLKIHRLRTSVYHPQTDGLVERFNKTLKEMLRRFVLEDPRGWDLMLPSLMFAVREVPQASTGFSPFELLYGRRCRGILDLLKEGWENQASTGRGTVQYITQLREKLSRLGEYARRNLEDAQHRQARYYDANARRREFQPGDRVMLLLPTKESKLLAQWQGPFEVIKKVGEVDYEIRLSGRRQGTQLFHVNLLKKWVPRDTLLIAPPSEEEDLGPWGGAETGPVEASLNPELTPAQQGQLRSLLHQYQETLTSRPGRTMMGVHQIVTEVGRTVREPLRPLPRKAWDTVRREIQLMRQWGVIEESVSEWRSPIVLVPKADGSTRFCIDFRKVNAISRFDAYPMPRVDELLERLGQAVYISTLDLSKGYWQIPLDPQAQEKTAFSTPFGLFQFRTMPFGLHGAAATFQRVMDRVLAPYAEFTAAYIDDIVIYSRAWEEHLGHLRTVLSALQKAGLTANPKKCRFAQHEVSYLGYTVGRGRLKPIVSKVQALREYPIPATKKQVRQFLGLAGYYRKFVPQFASVATPLTELIRNSEPTKVRWNPQAERAFYTLKEKLAAAPVLRQPDFDEPFILYTDASEVGLGAVLTQEGPDGDHPILYLSRKLLPRERAYATIEKEALAVKWAVDSLRYYLWGNKFKLVTDHAPLVWLNSMKETNARIMRWYLALQPYCFEIVHRPGATHLNADFFSRIGGPPPDGDPSKGGSWMPFGGQAASFPSGVMESNQDMPGVTLEDNMVAEGVTTSDLPFQFQIHNTKIEK encoded by the coding sequence ATGGAGCCTCGACCGTTCCTCGAATGGTTCAGTGAGAACCAGCAGCAGCAACGCCAGGCCCAGCAAGAACAACAGGCCCAACTAGTCCAACAGCTGACCACGCAGTTccaggaacatcagaggctgctgatCCAAGAATTAGCAGCCCAACAGGAGCGGTGGCGGCAGACAGTGGAGAGGCGATGGGGAACTCCGGCTGGAGCCCCGGGGACATCGGGCGAAGGACCCAACTTGCCCCTGCGCCTGACGAAGTTGGGACCTCAGGACGACCCAGAAGCATTCTTAACGACTTTTGAAAGGGTGGCGACGGCCGCTCGGTGGCCGCCGGACCAATGGGCGACGCTGTTGGCCCCCTACTTAAGCGGGCCCGCCCAACTCGCCTACCGCAGCCTGGCCGTAGCGGACGCCTTGAACTATCCGAAGGTCCGCGAGGCGATTCTAGATCAGGTGGGGCACTCTCCCGAGACTTGCAGGCAGAAGTTTCGGCAGGAGGTGTTTAGAGGTGGCGACCGGCCTCGGGCGGTAGCCCAGCGACTAAAAGAATGGGCCAACCGGTGGCTAGAGCCCGAGCACAAGACGGGCAGCCAGGTCTCAGAAATGGTGGTGATGGAGCAATTCATCCACATTTTACCGAGGGACGGACAAAGGTGGGTCCGCCGGAACCAGCCCGCAACGCTCAATGAGGCCGTCACGCTGATGGAAGCCCATCTCCTCGCGGAGAGGGAAGAGGGCGGCGCCGGACGGGCCAACCCGCCCACCCCGAAGGTAGGGGGGTCCCGGCCCcaggggaagcctccagggggagaaccctcatcaggggggcgcaggggacgCGATACCCCCCCCCGGTTGGCCCCGGTctggccccggcccccacccGAGAGAACAGATGCGGAGCGGCGACCCGAAGGGGGGCCACGGGAGGTCCGCCCAGGAGGAAGAGggccctgcttccagtgcgggCAGGAGGGGCATTTTAAGCGGGAATGTCCCCTAATGGACTGCACCCTAAGCCAGGGGACGGCGGCCGAGCCCCGAGGGGACGGGGGAACCAGAGGGGGTCCCTTGGTCCATCGAGTGTGGCTCGAGGGCCGCCCCGTTCAGGCATTGGTGGATTCGGGCTCCACCGTCACACTCGTGAGGGCTGACCTCGTCCCCCCTGGACACCCAGAAGGCGAGCCCGTGTGGATGAGGTGCGTCCACGGGGACGTGAAGGCGTACCCCACGGTCCAACTCCGCCTGACCGGGGGGGGACAGGACCGGGTTTGGCCGATAGGGAAGGCCAAAACCTTGCCGTACCCCGTCCTCATCGGCCGCGACTGGCCCGGGTTCGAGCTGTTCCTAAAAGGACAGGACCCTCCGGCGGAGGAAGGAGGCCGAGAGGGGGCGGCTGGCGACTTGACGccggcagcagcagagaaggagAGAGCGATCTGCCTGGAGCTCGAGACAGCGCCGGACTTCCTGACCGAGCAACGGATGGACCCCACCCTCCAACATGCCTGGGACCAAGCGGGCACCCCCGACGAGCAAAGGCAGGGCGAAGAGAGGGCACCGCAGGGACCACAGTTCCAGGTATGGGGTGACCGCCTATACCGGGTCACGAGGGAGGCCGCAGGGGGGGTACGGAAACAACTCGTGGTCCCCACCCGCTTCCGTCGGGAAGTCCTGGAATTGGGGCACGCCGTCCCATGGGCAGGGCATCTCGGCCGGGAGAAAACCTTAGACCGGGTCCTGCAGCGGTTTTTCTGGCCCGGCATTTTCAGGGCTGTGCGGGACTTTTGTGACTCCTGCCCGGAATGCCAGAGGACGGCCCCAGCCAGAGTACCAAAAGCCCCCCTTGTCCCCATGCCAATAGTGGCGGTACCGTTTGAACGGATTGCCATGGACCTGGTAGGGCCACTGGAACCCTCGGGGCGGGGGCACCGTTACATTATGGTAGTTGTCGATTACGCCACCCGGTACCCCGAGGCGATCCCGTTAAGAAACACAAAAGCCCCGACGTTAGCGCGGGAACTGCTCCGGATCTTCTCTAGGGTAGGGCTACCCCAGGCCATCCTTACGGACCAGGGCCCGAATGTAACCTCCAGGGTCATTAAGGAGTTGTGCAAGATGTTAAAAATCCACCGGCTGCGGACCtcagtctaccacccccaaaccgatggATTAGTTGAGCGGTTCAACAAAACGCTCAAGGAAATGCTACGCCGATTCGTGCTGGAAGACCCCCGGGGGTGGGATTTGATGTTACCTAGCCTGATGTTTGCAGTGCGGGAGGTCCCGCAAGCCTCCACGGGTTTCTCCCCCTTTGAGCTGCTGTACGGCCGCCGGTGCCGCGGGATTCTGGACCTCCTGAAGGAAGGATGGGAGAACCAAGCTTCTACCGGACGAGGGACAGTGCAGTACATCACGCAGCTCCGGGAGAAGCTGAGCCGGCTGGGGGAGTACGCCCGACGGAACCTGGAAGACGCCCAACATCGCCAAGCCAGGTACTACGACGCTAACGCGCGGCGTCGGGAGTTCCAACCGGGGGACCGGGTTATGCTACTCTTACCTACAAAAGAGTCGAAGCTCCTGGCGCAATGGCAAGGCCCCTTTGAGGTTATCAAGAAAGTAGGGGAGGTCGATTACGAGATCAGACTGTCGGGCCGACGCCAGGGGACCCAACTCTTTCACGTTAATCTATTGAAGAAATGGGTACCCCGGGACACCCTACTGATCGCACCCCCGTCCGAGGAGGAGGACCTAGGACCATGGGGAGGAGCCGAGACGGGGCCCGTAGAGGCTAGCCTGAACCCCGAACTGACTCCTGCCCAGCAGGGGCAACTGCGGAGCCTCCTCCACCAGTACCAGGAGACGCTCACGTCGCGCCCGGGCCGAACCATGATGGGGGTCCATCAGATCGTCACAGAGGTAGGCCGAACCGTGCGGGAACCTCTGCGCCCTCTCCCCCGAAAGGCGTGGGACACCGTAAGGCGGGAAATTCAGTTGATGCGGCAATGGGGGGTTATAGAGGAATCGGTGAGCGAGTGGCGCAGTCCCATCGTATTAGTCCCCAAGGCGGACGGCTCCACACGCTTCTGCATAGACTTCCGGAAGGTCAACGCTATATCCCGGTtcgacgcgtaccccatgccaAGGGTGGACGAACTGTTAGAACGGCTGGGACAAGCGGTCTACATATCGACACTGGACTTGTCTAAGGGATATTGGCAAATTCCGTTAGACCCCCAGGCCCAAGAGAAGACCGCCTTTTCGACTCCGTTCGGCTTGTTCCAGTTCCGGACGATGCCGTTCGGACTCCACGGGGCAGCGGCGACCTTCCAAAGAGTGATGGACCGGGTGTTGGCCCCCTACGCCGAGTTCACCGCCGCCTACATCGACGATATAGTCATCTATAGTCGGGCATGGGAAGAGCACCTGGGACATTTACGAACGGTATTGTCAGCCTTACAGAAGGCCGGCCTCACTGCCAACCCAAAAAAATGCCGCTTCGCGCAGCATGAGGTTTCTTAcctggggtacacggtggggagggggaggctaaaACCTATCGTCAGCAAAGTGCAGGCACTGAGGGAATACCCCATCCCGGCGACCAAGAAACAGGTCCGCCAGTTCTTGGGACTCGCGGGGTATTACAGAAAGTTCGTACCTCAGTTCGCGTCGGTGGCGACCCCCCTAACTGAACTGATACGAAATTCAGAGCCCACCAAAGTACGTTGGAACCCGCAGGCGGAGCGGGCTTTTTATACGCTAAAAGAAAAACTAGCCGCCGCCCCCGTGTTAAGGCAGCCAGACTTTGATGAACCCTTCATTCTCTATACAGATGCCTCCGAGGTGGGACTTGGCGCCGTACTGACGCAGGAGGGACCAGATGGGGACCACCCCATCTTATACCTTAGCCGCAagttgctgccccgggagcgagcTTACGCAACCATTGAGAAGGAGGCATTGGCGGTAAAATGGGCGGTGGACTCCTTGCGATACTATTTGTGGGGGAATAAATTCAAATTGGTGACGGACCACGCTCCACTGGTCTGGCTTAACTCCATGAAAGAGACCAATGCGCGGATTATGCGGTGgtacctggccctgcagccctaTTGCTTTGAAATAGTGCACCGACCCGGGGCCACCCACCTTAACGCAGACTTCTTTTCCCGGATAGGAGGACCCCCCCCGGACGGCGACCCTtccaaaggggggag